ATGATTCTCCTTCACACTCTAATTAGTTTGATTCTCAAAGTATACATTCTTCAACTGTCTTCTGTCAAGTTTTCTTGTAAATTTACTTTTATATTATACGAAACTATACGTGATTATGCAAGCCTATCCTTGCCATTCTATGCATCTTTTATGAAACATTTTCATATTATTCTGTATACTATATACTCCATAAAACACTTCACAAAATTACCACATTTTTAACACAAACTGTTCAGACTTTTATCACAGTTTGATTTGTTTTTCTTCATATAATGATGAGAGTTATCGCAAAAAGGAGGACAATATTTTGATAGAAGTAAAACATCTTACCAAAAAATATGGCACACATCTCGCCGTAGATGATCTGTCATTTACCATTGAAAAAGGGCGAATCTATGGATTTTTGGGTCCAAATGGAGCCGGTAAATCTACAACTATGAATATTATGACTGGATATATCGGTGCGTCGAGTGGAGAGGTTATCATCAATGGTCACAATATTCTGGAAGAACCTGAGAAAGCAAAAAAATGTATCGGATATCTTCCAGAGATCCCACCTTTATATCTTGATATGACAGTATCTGAATATCTGTATTTTGCTGCTGAATTAAAAAAAATTCCGAAAGCTGACCTCAATGCACAGGTTATAAAAGTTATGGAACTGATCAAACTTGTTGATATGAAAGACCGATTGATCAAAAACCTTTCCAAAGGTTATCGCCAGAGAACAGGTCTTGCCGCTGCAATTCTTGATTTCCCGGATATTATCATCTTGGATGAACCGACCGTTGGTCTCGATCCAAAGCAGATTATCGAAATCCGTGAACTGATCCGTACACTTGCTAAGGACCATACGGTGATCTTAAGTTCTCATATTCTTGCTGAAGTCCAAGAAATCTGTGACGATATCCTGATCATTTCCAAAGGAAAATTGATCGCTGAGGGAAGCCCTGATGAATTAGAAGAATTAACACACGGAAAAGAAACCATTGAGCTTACGATCCTGGCGGATGAAACTTCCGTAAAACAGGTTCTTTCTGATTTTTCTGATATTGATGATGTCAACTGGCTTGATGTAA
The sequence above is drawn from the Anaerostipes hadrus ATCC 29173 = JCM 17467 genome and encodes:
- a CDS encoding ABC transporter ATP-binding protein; this translates as MIEVKHLTKKYGTHLAVDDLSFTIEKGRIYGFLGPNGAGKSTTMNIMTGYIGASSGEVIINGHNILEEPEKAKKCIGYLPEIPPLYLDMTVSEYLYFAAELKKIPKADLNAQVIKVMELIKLVDMKDRLIKNLSKGYRQRTGLAAAILDFPDIIILDEPTVGLDPKQIIEIRELIRTLAKDHTVILSSHILAEVQEICDDILIISKGKLIAEGSPDELEELTHGKETIELTILADETSVKQVLSDFSDIDDVNWLDVSKDSCHIQINTNKDSQEICADLSLKFAQKKMPVTQMFVNKATLEDIFLELTGDVMEVTNNACYL